AAAACGGCTCATCCGTTATCCCTTCTTCTGCCATCACCACCAACTTCGTTCGTTACGTCATGACAGACGAACTGAACAAAGACCGTAAAGGCGGTTGCGGACATCGTGAAAACAAGGCGGAATGGGATTCTTCCGTTGTTGCCGACGTATTGGATATCGTAAAGATGCATGACGTCAAGGCACGTACCACCCAGCCAATCTGGATGAATGTATGGGTGCCGTCGGATGCACGTGCCGGAAAATACAAGGGAACACTGACTGTTTCAGGCAAAAACTTCCAGCCGATGAACCTGCAGGTGGAGATAGATGTCCTGAACCGTACCCTGCCGGAACCGAAAGACTGGAAATTCCATCTGGATTTATGGCAGAACCCGTACTCCGTGGCCCGCTATTACGATGTGCCGCTTTGGAGCAAGGAACATTTCGACGCTATGCGCCCGATCATGAAGATGTTGGCGAATGCCGGACAACGTGCCATCACCACCAGTATCATGCACAAACCCTGGGCAGGACAGACGGAAGATCATTTCGACAGCATGGTATTCCGCATGAAGAAGATCGACGGCACATGGGCGTTCGATTATACCGTCTTCGACAAATGGGTGGATTTCATGATGAACGATGTGGGCATCAACGACCTGATCAGTTGCTACACAATGATCCCGTGGGCACTCAGCTTCGACTATTTCGACCAGGCAACCAACCGCGTTCAGTTTATCGAAGCTAAACCGGGTGATGCAGCCTATGCAGATTACTGGGGTTCTTTCCTGAAAGATTTCTCCCGTCACCTCCGTACAAAAGGCTGGTTCGAAAAGACTGCCATTTCCATGGACGAACGTCCTATGGAAGCGATGCAGGAAGCCATCAAGGTGATCAAAGCCGCCGATCCTGAATTTAAAATCACGCTGGCGGGTAACTATCACAAAGAGATACAAAGCGACCTATATTACCTGAGTATCCCGTACGGAAACAAATTCCCGGAAGATGTAAAGGCTGAACGCGACCGCAAAGGTCAGATCAGCACCGTTTACACTTGCTGTACAGAAGCTTTCCCGAACACATTTACCTTCTCCGATCCGGCAGAAGCTCCGTGGACAATCGTTCATGCCGTAGCCGGTGGCTATGACGGTTACCTGCGTTGGGCTGTCAACAGCTGGACGGCTGATCCGTTGCGCGACTCCCGTTTCCGTACCTGGGCTGCCGGCGATACGTATAGTATCTATCCGGGTCCTCGTAGCTCCATCCGTTTCGAACGTCTGGTGGAAGGTCTTCAGGATGCCGAAAAGATCCGTATCCTCCGCGAAGAACTGAAAGGCAGCAAACTGGCCAAATTGAACAAAACAGTTGCCATGTTTACACCGGAAGGGTTGGCTGAGACACAGAAGTCGGCTGACGAGATGGTCAATGAACTGAATAAGGTGCTAAATTCGTTCTGATAAAAAGATAACGCAAAAAATAAATAGTGCGCCGAAAAATATTTCCCGTTCCGACACGGAAACCGAGATCTTTTCGGCGCATTATCCTTTCCCCCGACAGAAACCGTCTTATCCAAACAGTTCCTTCCCTTTTATTATATATGTATCAATGATTCCGACAAGGACGACGACCGCCCAATCATGTGATAAGCCCGACAGTAAAAAGGATAAAGAACAAAGAGAGTGTGTCAAAAATCACACTATGGCACACTCTCTTTCTTTTACAATGAAACTATTCTATCTGTATTTTCCGCGTTTGTTTGATTCGATTTATGCTTGAAGCAGCATATGCTTCTGCTTGAAAATACCCAAATAAGTCAAGGCCTTGTTCGTATACGGAATTATAACTTTCCCAAAAGCGGTCACTAACTACAACCGGCTTTTTAGGAGCGCCGTTTTCCATTGCTCAAATTTTTGGAAACCTTCGTCTAAAGGAGTAAACCTTCCCCGTTCTATCTCATGGATATGTTCCCAAAATTCTTCTTGGGAAGTTTGAAGCGGAACATTCGGATTCCATTTATCGGAATTCCGACATGCACAAGACTTATCTTTTTGAGTTGATAAGTCCGAATCTGATGAAAAATGATTAATTTTTGTCATAGTTGTAATTGTTATTAATTAGAATGTGATAAAGATAGATATTCTTTTCCGAATAAAATCTATGAAAAAGAAAACCTATAAAAAAAGAGATACTGTAACAGCATCTCTTTTTTGTTTCTTATTTCTCGCGAATGAAAATATTGATCGGTGTCCCTGTGAAATCCCAGTTATCGCGGATCTTGTTCTCCAGGAAGCGTTTGTAAGGCTCCTTGATCCATTGCGGCAGGTTGGCAAAGAATACGAACGACGGAACCTGTCCGGCTGGCAACTGAGTGATGTATTTGATCTTGATATACTTTCCTTTCCATGCTGGAGGCGGATAGTTCTCGATGATCGGCAGCATGATCTCGTTCAGTTTCGCTGTAGGGATACGTTTCTGACGGTTGTCGTAGACTTCCTTGGCCGTTTCCAGCACTTTCAGGATACGCTGCTTGGTCAGTGCCGAAATAAACAGGATAGGGAAATCGGTAAACGGTGCCAAACGTTCGCGAATGGCATTCGTATAACTGTCAATCACCTGCTGGCTCTTGTCTTCCACCAAATCCCATTTGTTTACACAAACCACCAAACCCTTTTTATTCTTCTGCACCAAAGAGAATATATTCAGATCCTGGCTCTCGATACCACGGGTGGCATCCACCATCAGGATACAGACATCAGAGTTTTCAATGGCACGGATCGAACGGATCACGGAATAATATTCCAGGTCTTCGTTCACCTTTCCTTTCTTACGGATACCGGCTGTATCCACTAGATAGAAATTCAGGCCGAATTTATTGTATTTTGTGTAGATCGAATCGCGGGTCGTACCGGCAATATCCGTCACGATATGACGCTCTTCACCGATAAACGCATTGATCAGAGAAGATTTTCCGGCATTCGGACGGCCGATGATGGCAATACGGGGCAGCTCTTCTTCCAATGTTTCAGACTGATCCTCCGGAAGCGTCTCAACGATCTTATCCAGCAGGTCACCTGAGTTGGAACCGTTGATGGCTGATACGCAGAAAGGATCGCCCAAACCGAACGAATAGAACTCCGCCGAAGCAGCGTGCATTTCAAAGTTATCGGCTTTATTGGCGACTACGATAACCGGCTTCTTGTTGCGGCGCAGGATCTTAGCCACTTCGATATCCAAATCAGTAATACCGTTCAAAACATCTACGACAAACAAGATCACATCCGCCTCGTCGAGCGCGACCTGTACCTGTTTGTTTATCTCTTCTTCAAAAACGTCATCCGAATTAATTACCCATCCGCCTGTATCGATCAGCGAAAACTCTTTACCGGTCCAGTCCACTTTACCGTATTGACGGTCGCGGGTAGTTCCTGCTTCATCGTTCACGATGGCCTGACGCGATTGGGTCAGACGGTTGAACAGGGTGGACTTTCCTACGTTGGGCCTACCAACAATTGCTACAATATTTCCCATAAATTTCCTTTCTGTACGCTGTTATTAATCCAGCTGATAACCAAAATTCTTCAGAATGTTATCCCTGTTACGCCAGTCTTTTTCTACCTTGACAAACATTTCCAGGAATACCTTCTTATCAAAGAAACGTTCAATATCCTTGCGGGCCATGGCTCCTACTTTTTTCAGTGCCTGTCCCTTATGCCCGATGATAATCCCTTTTTGGGAATCCCGTTCCACAATGATGAGCGCCTTGATGTGAATCATTTCTTCTTCTTCCTTAAACAGCTCTACAACGACTTCCACCGCATACGGTATCTCCTTCTGGTAGTACAGGAGTATCTTCTCGCGAATGATCTCCGTCACAAAGAAGCGGGCCGGTTTATCGGTAAGCGCGTCTTTTTCAAAATAAGGGGGAGATTCGGGCATCAAAGTCTCCACCCGTTGCTTTACATAATCAATATTGAAGTTTGAAAGTGCCGAGATCGGAATAATTTCCGCTTTCGGCAGTATCTCGTTCCAGTGGGCAACCAGTTTTTCCAGTTCCCCCTGGTTGCTTGTATCAATCTTGTTGATCAGCAACAGGACGGGACATTCTACCGTTTTAACCCGCTGAAGAAATTCTTCATTTTTATCGATTGTCTCAACGACATCGGTCACATAGAGTAACACGTCGGCATCGCCTAATGCCGACTCCGAAAAATTCAGCATAGATTCCTGCAACTTATAATTCGGATGCAGGACTCCCGGCGTGTCTGAATACACGATCTGCATATCGTCGGTATTCACAATCCCCATGATACGATGACGGGTGGTCTGCGCCTTCGACGTGATGATGGAGATGCGCTCTCCCACCAAACGGTTCATCAGCGTAGACTTCCCTACATTAGGATTACCGACAATATTAACAAAGCCGGACTTATGCTTGTTTTCCATTATAACCCCATTTAAGATAAATTGCACCCCAGGTAAAACCGGCACCGAATGCAGCCAAAATCAGGTTATCCCCTTTCTTCAGCTTGTCTTCCCACTCCCAAAGACAGATAGGAATTGTTCCGGCACTTGTATTACCGTATTTCTGGATATTGATCATGACTTTGTCCATATCCACACCCAAACGTTTGGCTGTTGCATCGATGATGCGCAGGTTGGCCTGGTGGGGAACAATCCATGTAATATCGTCGTGAGTCAGATTATTTTTCTCTGCTATTTCTGCAGCCACATCGGCCATATAAGAAACAGCATACTTAAATACATATTTACCATCCTGAAAAACGAAATGTTCGCGATTATCAACAGTCTCGTGGCTGGGAGGATAGGCTGAACCACCAGATTTCATGATCAAGTGAGAATAACCGGTACCTTCCGTACGCAGGATCGTATCGATAATACCAACATCTTCCGTCGTCGGTTCCAGTAACACTGCACCACAGGCATCGCCAAACAGAGGACAAGTCGAACGGTCCTGATAATCGGTAATGGCTGTCATCTTATCACCGGCAACAACAATTACTTTCTTATAACGTCCCGAACGAATATAGTTTGCACCTGTTTCCAGCCCATACAGGAAACCTGCACAAGCCCCCTGCAAATCGAAAGTCATTGCATTCTTACATCCAGTATGGTGAGCGATGATCGAAGAGGTAGTAGGGAAGTGATGATCCGCTGTCGTCGTAGCAGTCAGGATCACTTCTATCTCTTCCGGGTTCACATTCGTTTTTTCGAGCAGTTGCTTCACAGCACGTATGCCCATGTAAGAGGTACCCATGCCCTCTCCTTTCAAAATTCGGCGTTCTTTGATACCAACACGTGTCATGATCCATTCATCTGTCGTATCGACCAGTTTCGAGATGTCCCCGTTTGTCAATACATCTTCAGGAACGTATCCGCCTACACCTGTTATAACCGCGTTCAATTTATCCATAACTTTAAAAATAATGAGACTATATCCCAATTAAAAAATTAGCCCTAAAAATACTTTTAGGGCTATTTCTTTCGTTTATCAAAATCTATGTGATTATGACAAACTTACACAGCTGCTTCTTTTACGATAGCTAACTTACCTCTGTAATAGCCGCATTCGCCGCATACAGTGTGATAAATATGCCATGCGCCGCAGTTCGGGCAAATAGCCATTGTTGGAGTGACAGCCTTGTCATGAGTTCTTCTCTTGGCTGTTCTTGTCTTACCTTGTCTTCTTTTAGGATGTGCCATGTTTTAATTTATTTAATTGTTATCATTCTCCATCAAACCTTTCAGGGCATCCCAGCGAGGATCAGAATTACCGCTTACGTCATCATCCATGGAAATATCGTCCACTTCTTCTTCGTAATCATCATCTCCGTCATCTGTACTTTTAGCAGTGTGCTTCTTCAGCTTCGTCGACATGGTCTTATTGCATTTGCCCGGAGCATGTACATGCTTCATCGGTACTGCCAATGCAATAAACTCATAAAGGAACCATGCCAGATTAATGGCACCTTCCTCTTCGGGTATTACTACCACTTCGTCGCTCTCTTCGGCATATTCTTTGCCGAATTTCACTACCAAGCGATTATGGGTATCAACCGGAATCTCCATGTCGTCCAAACATCTGTCGCACGGAACGATTGCTACACCTTCAATCTGAAAGTTCATTTCATAAGCCACTGACGTACGTTTCACCGTCAGGTGAACCTTGACTTTGCCCTTCTGGACTTCATCTCCGTCAATGTCCACAAAAAACTTGTTCTCCAGTAAATACTCGAATTCGTGCACTCCTGGAGCGAGATTTTTCAAATCTACATTATATAATTTAAATTTTCCCAAAGCCTTTTAGTGTAAAAACCTTGCAAAGGTACGAAAAAACTAAACACAAATGCAATAACTTTACAGTTATTTTTTATTATTGAATGATTTAGCCTCTATATTTTCGAAGCTCTATGCGAAATGTCGTGCCTTTTCCGACTTCTGAGCTCTTTACGAATATCTTACCGCCGTGATAAGACTCGATAATGCGCTTTACCAAAGACAAACCGAGTCCCCATCCGCGCTTCTTGGTTGTATACCCCGGATTGAAAACCGTCTTGTATTTTGACTTAGGAATACCTTTGCCTGAATCCGTAATATCGATACGGACTGTCTTTTCCCGCTCTTCTACCTGAAAAGTGATTTCACCCTGCCCTTCCATCGCATCCACAGCATTTTTTGTCAGGTTTTCAATCACCCAGGCAAATAAGGAGTCGTTCATTAAGACCAGTACCGGATTTTCAGGAAGATGAGTATATATCTTTACCTTGGAAGAGATACGCGTTTCCATATAATTTAAAGCCGTACGGATCGAATCGCTGATATTGACAGGTATCGGGTCCGGATTGGATCCGATCTTCGAGAAACGCTCTGCAATCATCTCCAAACGCTTTACGTCTTTTTCCATCTCACTAAGCAGGGAAGGATCTATTTCTTTGGTACGGAGATATTCCACCCAAGCGATCAGTGAAGAGATAGGGGTTCCGAGCTGATGGGCCGTTTCCTTGGATAATCCGACCCATACTTTATTCTGTTCGGCTTTCTTCGTGCTGGCAAGAGCCAGGAAAGCGATCAGGATAAATATAAACACAACCGTCAGCTGAGCATAAGGATAGATGAGAAGCCTTTTCAGAATAATTGAATCATCATAATACAGGTACTGGAAAGTTCCGTCCTGCATATCGATCAATATAGGGGGATTCTTACTCTTTAGTTCACGGACTTTGTTCTTCAGAAACTGGTCGACCTCTTTTTCCGGAAGTTCGATATTCTTCTCAGCGATGACGCTGTCCTTTTCATTACACCACAGAACAGGGATAGTCGTATTGCTCTCCAAAATTTTCAGGATAAGAGCCATATTCGATCCGTTGGTCTCAGAAGCGATCATACGCTGTGCTTCCGCCCAAATCTCGACTTTCTGTCGTTCTTCCTGCGCCAAACTCTTCACAAGTTTATCAGAAACAAACACTGAAACGATTGCAATCAATGTGGCAATTAAAATGAAAAGATACTTTAACCGTTGTCGGGAATCATATATACTGCTCATAATCTAAAATTCATGCTCAACGTATATTAGAACGGGAAAAAAGATACATTATTATAAAAAGCCAGAAGAATAAAAAAAGGAGTCCACTCTTTCGAATGAACTCCTCCTGTCTTTCAGCTTTCGCCTGAATAAAACGGCGGCTATCTACTCTCCCACTTTTACGCAGTACCATCGACGTGGTTGGGCTTAACTTCTCTGTTCGGAATGGGAAGAGGTGGATCCCCAACGCTATAACCACCTTAATACCTTTTAAGATGTTTGACTTTGGACAACGTTACTTTAACGTAACCATAGAGCGAATCAATAATTGTCAATTCTCAATTGTCAATTGTCAATTCTTCAGATATATCAACCCTTTCTCCGGAAAAAGAAAGTCTCGGGCTATTAGTACTACTCGGCTTCGACATTACTGCCCTTACACCTGTAGCCTATCAACGCTGTAGTAGTCTACGACGACCCTTGAGGGATATCTTATCTTGAGGCTGGCTTCGTACTTAGATGCTTTCAGCACTTATCCAATCCAGACTTAGCTACCCGGCGGTGCACCTGGCGGTACAACCGGTAAACCAGGGGTCTGTCCAACACGGTCCTCTCGTACTAGTGTCAGAGCCTCTCAAATATCCTACGCCCACGATAGATAGAGACCGAACTGTCTCACGCGTTCTGAACCCAGCTCGCGTGCCACTTTAATGGGCGAACAGCCCAACCCTTGGGACCTTCTCCAGCCCCAGGATGTGACGAGCCGACATCGAGGTGCCAAACCGCTCCGTCGATATGAGCTCTTGGGAGCGATCAGCCTGTTATCCCCGGAGTACCTTTTATCCTTTGAGCGATGGCCCTTCCATGCGGAACCACCGGATCACTATGCTCTAGTTTCCTACCTGATCGAGTTGTCTCTCTCCCAGTCAAGCACCCTTATGCCATTACACTCTACGACCGGTTACCAATCGGTCTGAGGGT
This is a stretch of genomic DNA from Parabacteroides chongii. It encodes these proteins:
- a CDS encoding DUF4091 domain-containing protein — translated: MKNSLILCALLTLGPVCYAQQSDSKICTDYTELTDTKPHDSEAIWNKITTPTQLSWASTDVRYPKLSIPKITKNSRWQAKAWKGERVNAQAVLWTTADLSDATITVTDLKNGSSVIPSSAITTNFVRYVMTDELNKDRKGGCGHRENKAEWDSSVVADVLDIVKMHDVKARTTQPIWMNVWVPSDARAGKYKGTLTVSGKNFQPMNLQVEIDVLNRTLPEPKDWKFHLDLWQNPYSVARYYDVPLWSKEHFDAMRPIMKMLANAGQRAITTSIMHKPWAGQTEDHFDSMVFRMKKIDGTWAFDYTVFDKWVDFMMNDVGINDLISCYTMIPWALSFDYFDQATNRVQFIEAKPGDAAYADYWGSFLKDFSRHLRTKGWFEKTAISMDERPMEAMQEAIKVIKAADPEFKITLAGNYHKEIQSDLYYLSIPYGNKFPEDVKAERDRKGQISTVYTCCTEAFPNTFTFSDPAEAPWTIVHAVAGGYDGYLRWAVNSWTADPLRDSRFRTWAAGDTYSIYPGPRSSIRFERLVEGLQDAEKIRILREELKGSKLAKLNKTVAMFTPEGLAETQKSADEMVNELNKVLNSF
- the der gene encoding ribosome biogenesis GTPase Der, with translation MGNIVAIVGRPNVGKSTLFNRLTQSRQAIVNDEAGTTRDRQYGKVDWTGKEFSLIDTGGWVINSDDVFEEEINKQVQVALDEADVILFVVDVLNGITDLDIEVAKILRRNKKPVIVVANKADNFEMHAASAEFYSFGLGDPFCVSAINGSNSGDLLDKIVETLPEDQSETLEEELPRIAIIGRPNAGKSSLINAFIGEERHIVTDIAGTTRDSIYTKYNKFGLNFYLVDTAGIRKKGKVNEDLEYYSVIRSIRAIENSDVCILMVDATRGIESQDLNIFSLVQKNKKGLVVCVNKWDLVEDKSQQVIDSYTNAIRERLAPFTDFPILFISALTKQRILKVLETAKEVYDNRQKRIPTAKLNEIMLPIIENYPPPAWKGKYIKIKYITQLPAGQVPSFVFFANLPQWIKEPYKRFLENKIRDNWDFTGTPINIFIREK
- the era gene encoding GTPase Era, yielding MENKHKSGFVNIVGNPNVGKSTLMNRLVGERISIITSKAQTTRHRIMGIVNTDDMQIVYSDTPGVLHPNYKLQESMLNFSESALGDADVLLYVTDVVETIDKNEEFLQRVKTVECPVLLLINKIDTSNQGELEKLVAHWNEILPKAEIIPISALSNFNIDYVKQRVETLMPESPPYFEKDALTDKPARFFVTEIIREKILLYYQKEIPYAVEVVVELFKEEEEMIHIKALIIVERDSQKGIIIGHKGQALKKVGAMARKDIERFFDKKVFLEMFVKVEKDWRNRDNILKNFGYQLD
- a CDS encoding beta-ketoacyl-ACP synthase III; the protein is MDKLNAVITGVGGYVPEDVLTNGDISKLVDTTDEWIMTRVGIKERRILKGEGMGTSYMGIRAVKQLLEKTNVNPEEIEVILTATTTADHHFPTTSSIIAHHTGCKNAMTFDLQGACAGFLYGLETGANYIRSGRYKKVIVVAGDKMTAITDYQDRSTCPLFGDACGAVLLEPTTEDVGIIDTILRTEGTGYSHLIMKSGGSAYPPSHETVDNREHFVFQDGKYVFKYAVSYMADVAAEIAEKNNLTHDDITWIVPHQANLRIIDATAKRLGVDMDKVMINIQKYGNTSAGTIPICLWEWEDKLKKGDNLILAAFGAGFTWGAIYLKWGYNGKQA
- the rpmF gene encoding 50S ribosomal protein L32, producing MAHPKRRQGKTRTAKRRTHDKAVTPTMAICPNCGAWHIYHTVCGECGYYRGKLAIVKEAAV
- a CDS encoding YceD family protein, with translation MGKFKLYNVDLKNLAPGVHEFEYLLENKFFVDIDGDEVQKGKVKVHLTVKRTSVAYEMNFQIEGVAIVPCDRCLDDMEIPVDTHNRLVVKFGKEYAEESDEVVVIPEEEGAINLAWFLYEFIALAVPMKHVHAPGKCNKTMSTKLKKHTAKSTDDGDDDYEEEVDDISMDDDVSGNSDPRWDALKGLMENDNN
- a CDS encoding sensor histidine kinase — protein: MSSIYDSRQRLKYLFILIATLIAIVSVFVSDKLVKSLAQEERQKVEIWAEAQRMIASETNGSNMALILKILESNTTIPVLWCNEKDSVIAEKNIELPEKEVDQFLKNKVRELKSKNPPILIDMQDGTFQYLYYDDSIILKRLLIYPYAQLTVVFIFILIAFLALASTKKAEQNKVWVGLSKETAHQLGTPISSLIAWVEYLRTKEIDPSLLSEMEKDVKRLEMIAERFSKIGSNPDPIPVNISDSIRTALNYMETRISSKVKIYTHLPENPVLVLMNDSLFAWVIENLTKNAVDAMEGQGEITFQVEEREKTVRIDITDSGKGIPKSKYKTVFNPGYTTKKRGWGLGLSLVKRIIESYHGGKIFVKSSEVGKGTTFRIELRKYRG